DNA from Sulfitobacter albidus:
TGAGCCTTGGCGTCAATCTGCTGACGCAGCTGACGCGGCAGGTGGCGGCGGCGCTGGACGCGGATTTCGACATCGAGATCATCGAGAGCCATCACAATCAGAAGGTCGATGCGCCCTCGGGCACTGCGCTGATGCTGGGCGAGGCGGCGGCGGAGGGGCGCGGTGTGGCGCTGGGCGACGTGCGCGATTCGGGGCGCGATGGCATCACCGGCGCGCGCACGCGCGGGGACATCGGGTTCACCGCCATCCGCGGGGGCGATATCGTGGGCGAGCATGACGTGATGTTTGCCGCCGAGGGCGAGCGGATCGTGCTGCGCCACATCGCCTCTGACCGCAGCCTTTTCGCGCGCGGGGCGTTGAAAGCCGCACTTTGGGGTCAGGGGCGCGGGCCGGGTGAATACGACATGCTGGATGTGCTGGGGCTGCGACGGTAACACAATTCTCACCCACAGATGAAACCATTTGCGGGGGTGACGCGTATCTAGTGTAGCCCACCAAGAGGATGGAATGTTATGTTGCGTATGATTTCGATGACGGCCGCCGCGGCTTTGTGCTTTGCCACCCCCGCATTTGCGGAGCTGAGCAAGGTCAACAGCGCCGATGAATTCAAACAGATTGTGAGCGGCAAAACCCTGACACGCCCGCTGGTCAAGCTGCAGGTTTCGCCCGGCGGGAGCATCTCTGGACGCGGGGCAACCTGGCCCGTGTCCGGTAACTGGACTTGGAAGGACGGCTATTTCTGCCGCAGCCTCGAATGGGGCGGCGATGATCTGGGGTATAACTGCCAGGAGGTCAAAGCCTCCGGTAACAAGATCCGCTTCACCTCCGATCAAGGCGCCGGAGACAGTGCCGAGTTCACGATCCGCTGAGCGCGCAAAATTTCACAGAAATTTTGGGCCCAAAGTCTCTGCGAGACTTTGATCGTGCCTGAATTTGAGGGATCGCCTAGAAATCTATGGCGATCCCTTTCTTTTCCCAATCCCCGAACCGCACGGGCTCCGGCCCGTTGCGCCCGCCCCGCTCGGGCGGCATGACAAGCGCCTCGGCTTGCGCGCGCCGCTCCGCAGCCTCGGCCAGTGCGCGTTGCGCGGCGGGCGGCAGATCTGGGCCCGGCTCCGGCGTCGGTGGGATCGGATTGTCGGGGATCGGCTTTTCGTCGGGTGTGGGTGTGCGGGCCATGGGCGTGCTCCTGTCTTTCAGCTGCCCTTGATATATCGCCGTCGATGCCCCAGACAACCGCCAGACCCGTCAGCGAAAGGCGACATGATGTCCGACACCTCTTCTGCTCCCTCAGATACGGGCGTTGCCGCGCGCCGGTCCGCCGTTTTCCTGCTGGATCAGGTGTTGGGCGAGGGCAAGCTGATGTCGGAGCTTTTGGGCGCGGGCGTGCTGGACCGATTGCCCGCCGATGACCGCGCGCGGGCGCAGCGGCTGGCGCAGGAAACCCTGCGCGGGCTGGAGCGCGCCGACCGCATCCTGCAGCGCCATCTCAACAAGAACCCGCCGCTGACGGTGCGCAACGCGCTGCGCGTGGGCACGGTAGAGCTGTGCACCGGCGGCGCGGCCCACGGGGTCGTCAACGCCATGGTCAGCGTGGTGGCGGGCACGAAACATACCAGTCACCTCAAGGGGCTGACCAACGCCGTGCTGCGCAAGGTCGCCGACGATGGGCCCGAGGCCTGGGCCGCGCGGCGCGCGCCGCGTTTGCCCAAATGGTTGCGCGGGCCTTTGGTCGATGCCTGGGGCAGCGATGTAATGCTGGCGGTCGAGCGCGCGCATTTTCGGGGCGCGCCGCTGGATCTGACCGTCAAGCAGGACGCGGCGGGTTGGGCCGCGCGTCTGGGCGGCGCCGTGTTGCCCAATGGCACGGTGCGGATCGACGCGGGCGTGCAGGTCTCGGCCCTGCCGGGGTTCGAGGAGGGCGCGTGGTGGGTGCAGGACGCCGCCGCGACCTTCCCCGCGCAGATCCTCGATGCGCAGCCCGGCGAGCGGGTGCTGGACCTCTGCGCGGCCCCCGGCGGGAAAACGATGCAGCTGGCGCAGACCGGCGCCGAGGTGCTGGCCGTGGACGACAGCCACGCGCGCATGAAGCGGCTCAAGGAGAACCTCGCGCGCACGGGGCTCGACGCGCGTACGTTCATCAAGGATGTGCGGCAGTTTCAGGGCAGTTTCGATGCGATCCTGCTGGACGCGCCGTGCTCGGCCACTGGCACGATCCGGCGGCATCCGGATCTGCCCTTTGCCAAGGATGGATCTGAATTCGGCGACTTGATCGAATTGCAGGCCGAGATGCTGGATCATGCGTGGAGCCTGCTGGCCCCCGGCGGCCGCATGGTATTCTGCACCTGCAGTCTGCTGCCCGACGAGGGTGAGGTGCAGATCGACGAGGCGCTGGAGCGGCACGCGGATATGTCCGTGGATCGCGCCGCACTGGCGCGCGATGGGATTGATCCCGCATGGATCAGCTCCGAAGGTGGGCTGCGCCTGCGCCCCGATTTTTGGGAAGAGGCTGGCGGGATGGATGGCTTCTATATCGCGGCCCTGCGCAAGGCGGGCTAGATCACGGCGGGCGGCGGCGTCTGTACGGCGAGGTACTCCGCAGTCGGGATGCGGATCAGACCGCGCAGATCGAGGAGGTTGGCGTATTCCGGTGCGAGGGCGGCGATGGCGCTTTCTACCGCGTCGAATATCGCGTCCGTGTCTTGCCCCATGGCGGTGATGAGCGGCAGGCCCGGTGTGGGGGCGGTATGCTCCAGCACGCGCAGATCCCTTGCAAACGGCTCGTATCGGCGGATCAGCCGCCACGTCTGCGCGTCGAGGGCGGCGATGTCGGCGTGCCGCTCGGCGACCATGCGGGCAGAGGCCACGTGGCCGCCGCTGCGCACCGATACAGCGAACCAGTCCCCGCCCAGATGCGTGTAGAGCGCGGCAAAACCCGATTGCGAGAGCGCGTCGTTATAGGCCACCGTGCCGCCCAGCAGGTCACGCGCGCTGTCGGCAGGGCTGTCGGTATGCGCGACGATGACGGAGCGGTAATGCCCTGCCGGGCATTCCGGTAGTGCGTAGTCCGGTGTGCCGACCAGCTGCACGTTACCGTGCAGCGCCGTGCGGTAGGGCATGCCACAGGTTTGACTGAGCACCAGATCGGGCGCGCGCCAGACGGTGAAAGGATCGGCGTCCTGTGCCAGGTTTTCCGGGGCGTCGATGCCGCGCCGGCCCAGCCTGGCCCGGATCAAGGCCCAAAGCCGGGCGTGGGCGCCTTCCAGTTCGGGCCGGGCGTACATCATCAGGTTTGCGATCATCCGCCCGTTTTGACCCCATTGCCGATGCTCGGCAAGGAAAAGGCGGTGACTCCGGCCCGCGCGCGCGGTAGGATCGCCCCAACGCGCCTCAGAGCGCCCGAGGCAGAGCATATGACCCATTTTCCCCGGCTGAACGCGCAGCTGACGTATCTGTTGAACAGGGTTCACGCCCGTGCGGCTACGCGCGGGGCGGGTCAGGCGCGTGGCTTTGTCTCTTCGCCGGAGCCGCGCACGATCGGATCCTTTGCCAAGGGGCGGCAGCTGGTGGCGGGCAATTTCCTGTTTGCGGGCAGTCTGGTGACGGCCTCAGACACGTCACCGTGGGAGATCGACGCGCCGGATCCGGATTTTGCCGCCGCGCTGCACGGGTTTGCCTGGCTCGATGATCTGGCGGCGGTGGGCGATGGATCTGCCCGGCGGGCCGCGCAGGGCTGGCTGTGGGGCTGGATCGACCGGTTTGGTGCGGGGCAGGGGCCGGGCTGGACCCCGGATCTGACGGGGCGACGCCTGATCCGATGGATCAACCACGCGATATTCGTGCTGCACGGCGGCGGGAAGAGCGCGCCCGACAGCGCGCTGTTCTACCGCTCGCTCGGGCAGCAGACGCAATTCCTGTCGAAACGCTGGCACGCGGCGGCGCCGGGTTTGCCGCGCTTCGAGGCGTTGACGGGGCTGATCTACGCTGGGCTCTCGTTGGAGGGGATGGAAGCGCTGGCCGATCCCGCGATCCGCGCGCTGGCAAAGGAGTGCGAAGGCCAGATCGACGCGCAGGGCGGTCTGCCGACGCGTAATCCCGAGGAGTTGTTGCACGTCTTTACCCTGCTCACCTGGGCCGCCGCCGCGCTGTCCGATGCGGGCCGGGGCACGCCGCAGGCGCATCTGGCCGCGATCGAGCGGATCGCGCCCACGTTGCGCACTCTGCGCCACACCGATGGTGGGCTGGCGCGGTTTCACGGAGGTGGGCGCGGGGCCGAGGGGTGGCTGGATCACGCGCTGGCGGCGTCGGGCATTCGCGGCGCCCAGCCGGACGGCTTGTCGATGGGATACGCGCGGCTGTCAGCCGGGCGCACGAGCGTGATCGTGGATGCCAGCCCTCCTCCGCAGGGCGCGGCCTCGGTCAATGCTCATGCGTCGACGCTGGCGTTCGAGCTGACGTCGGGGCGCCGCCCGCTGATCGTCAGCTGTGGCTCGGGCGCGTCCTTTGGGATCGAGTGGCGGCGCGCCGGTCGCGCCACGCCCAGCCATTCCGCGCTGAGCCTTGGCGGCTATTCCAGCGCGCGGCTGGACGCGGCGGACCGCGCGTCGGGCCACGAGCCGCTGATCGACGCGCCAACCCACGTGCCGGTCGAGATCACGCCGGTGTCGGACGGGATGAAGTTTCAGGGCGGGCACGACGGCTATACGCTCACCCACGGTCTGACCCACGCCCGCACGCTGGAGCTGACAAGCGACGGGCGCGCGCTGGCGGGGGAGGATATGCTCTTGGCGCTTGAGGACGCCGACAAGCGGCGGTTCGACCGCGCGCTGGACCGCACCAAGCTCAAGGGCATCGGATTCGAAATCCGCTTTCACCTGCACCCCGAGGTCGATGCGACCGTCGATCTGGGCGGGGCTGCCGTGTCGATGGCGCTGAAATCCGGCGAGATCTGGGTGTTTCGCCACGATGGCACCACGCAGATGAAGCTGGAACCCGGCGCCTATCTGGAGGCGACGCGCCTGAAGCCGCGCGCGGCGCAGCAGATCGTGCTGACCGGTCGTGCGATGAATCCCGCCACCCGCGTGCGCTGGTCCTTGTCCAAGGCGCAAGAAACTGCGATTGGCGTGCGTGATCTGGAACGGGACGATCCGTTCCTTGACGACTGACGCTACAGGAGCCTCTGCCATGCCCGATCTCGCCCCCCTCAAACGCGCGCTTTTGTCCGTATCCGACAAGACCGGACTGATCGAATTCGGGCAAGCACTTGCCGCGCGCGGGGTCGAGTTGCTGTCGACCGGGGGCACGGCGAAGGCGTTGCGCGACGCGGGGCTTGAGGTGCGCGACGTGGCCGAGGTCACAGGCTTCCCCGAGATGATGGATGGCCGGGTCAAGACGCTGCACCCGGTGGTGCACGGCGGCCTGCTGGCGCTGCGCGACAATGCCGATCACGTGGCCGCGATGGACGCGCACGGCATCGGCGGGATCGATCTGGTGGTGGTGAACCTCTATCCGTTCGAGGAAACGGTCGCCAAGGGCGCGGCCTATGACGAGGTGATCGAGAATATCGACATCGGCGGCCCCGCGATGATCCGCTCTGCCGCGAAGAACCACGGGTTTGTCAGCGTGATCGTGGATGTTGAGGATTACACGCCGTTTCTGGCTGAGCTTGAGGCGCACGACGGGCAGACGACCTATGCGATGCGCCAACGGCTGGCGCAGACGGCTTACGCCCGCACGGCGGCCTATGACACCGCCGTCAGCACGTGGATGGCCGATGCCGTGGGCGGCACGCCGCGCCGCCGCACATTTGGCGGCACGCTCGCGCAGACGCTGCGCTACGGCGAGAACCCGCATCAGAGTGCTGCGTTCTATACCGATGGCTCGAGCCGCGCGGGCGTGGCCACGGCCAAGCAGCATCAGGGCAAAGAGCTGAGCTATAACAACATCAACGACACCGATGCGGCGTTTGAGCTGGTGTCGGAATTCGCGTCTGAGGACGGCCCCGCGGTGGCGATCATCAAACATGCCAACCCTGCGGCGTGGCGACGGGGGCGACGCTGGCGGAGGCGTATACCCGTGCGTTCGACTGTGACCGCACCAGCGCGTTTGGCGGGATCATCGCGCTGAACCAGACGCTGGATGCCGAGACGGCAGAGGCGATTACGGGCATCTTTACCGAAGTGGTGATCGCGCCCGATGCGGACGCCGACGCCATCGCGCTGTTCGAGAAAAAGAAGAACCTGCGCCTGCTGACCACCGGCGGGCTGGCCGATCCGACCGCCGCGCGGCTTGCCCCGCGTCAGGTGTCTGGCGGCTGGCTGGTGCAGGACCGCGACGTGGGCCGGATCAGCCGCGACGATCTGAAGGTCGTGACAAAACGCCAGCCCACCGATCAGGAACTCAGCGACATGCTGTTCGCCTGGACCGTGGCGAAACACGTGAAATCCAACGCCATCATCTACGTCAAGGATGGGGCGACCGTGGGCGTGGGCGCGGGCCAGATGAGCCGCGTGGACAGCACGCGGATCGCCGCGCGCAAAGCGCAGGATATGGCCGAGGCGATGGGCCTGCCCGCGCCGCTGACCCAAGGGTCGGTCGTGGCGTCGGATGCGTTTTTTCCCTTTGCCGACGGTCTGGTGACGGCGGCGGAGGCCGGGGCGACAGCGCTCATCCAGCCCGGCGGGTCAATGCGCGACGATGAGGTGATTGCCGCTGCCGACGCGGCGGGCCTTGCGATGGTGTTCACCGGCATGCGCCATTTCCGGCACTGAAGGGGCGCGCGCCATGCGGATGATATTCTGGGCGGCGACGCTCGCCTTTGCGGTCGACCAGATCAGCAAATACGTGGTCATCCACGCGATGGAGCTTGCCCGCATCCGCAGCATCGACGTGCTGCCGCCGCTGATCAATTTCCGCTACGGCGAGAACCGGGGCATCAACTTTGGCCTCTTTGGCGACGGCGGCGAGGCGTCGCGCTGGTTTCTGATCGTGCTGGCGCTGGGGATCTGCACATTCGTGCTGATCTGGGCGCGCAAATCGGCAACCCGGCCCATCGCGCGGATCAGCGCGGGGCTGTTGGTGGGCGGCGCGCTGGCCAATGTGCTGGACCGGCTGATCTACGGCTACGTTCTGGATTTCCTGAACATGTCGTGCTGTGGCATCGACAATCCGTTCGTGTTCAACATCGCGGATGTGTTCATCTTTGCCGGTGCCTTTGGCCTGATCTTTTTCGCCGACAGCGACGGCCCACGGGCACAAGGACGCGCCGGAAAAAAGCCGGGTGACAAGGGGCGCTGCCCTGCGATAAACCGATGCCAGGGCGCCGGACGCCCGATGGAGGGTTCATGATGCGGAAACTTGCCTTGCTGATCGTTTTGCCGCTCGCGGTTGCGGGATGTGCAAACGTGGGTCTGCGCGATCTGCAATCGACCTCCAAGGGGCCGGATGAATTCGGCATCGCACCGGTAGCTGCCTTGCAGCAGCCCGACAGCTTCAACTCCCTGCCCGCGCCCACGCCCGGCGGCGCCAACCGTGCGGACCGTTCGGCACTGGCGGAGGGCGCGCAGGCGTTCGGGGGCCGGTTGGGTGATCCCAACGGCGCGATTCCGGCGAGCGATGGCGCGCTGGTCAATCACGCCAGCCGTCTGGGCCGCGCGGCCGGCATCCGTGAGGATCTGGCCCAGACCGACGCGGATTTCCGCCGCCGCAAGGCGCGTTTCACACAGTTCCGCATCGTGCCGGTGGACCGCTACAATCAGGCCTACCGCCGTCAGGCGCTGGATGCGCGGGCCGAGCAGAACCGCTGGCGCCGGGCCGGGGCGCGCACGCCCTCTGCACCGCCCGCGCCCTGACAGA
Protein-coding regions in this window:
- the dapB gene encoding 4-hydroxy-tetrahydrodipicolinate reductase, which encodes MAETVGVTIVGASGRMGQMLVNAVRADARLHLVGAVERVGHEWIGCDLGTAMGGAALDLAVTDDAGTAIAACDAVIDFTAPAATIAFAGMAAEAGCVHVIGTTGMSDDEIAQLAEPARRATIIRAGNMSLGVNLLTQLTRQVAAALDADFDIEIIESHHNQKVDAPSGTALMLGEAAAEGRGVALGDVRDSGRDGITGARTRGDIGFTAIRGGDIVGEHDVMFAAEGERIVLRHIASDRSLFARGALKAALWGQGRGPGEYDMLDVLGLRR
- a CDS encoding phosphate/phosphite/phosphonate ABC transporter substrate-binding protein; translated protein: MIANLMMYARPELEGAHARLWALIRARLGRRGIDAPENLAQDADPFTVWRAPDLVLSQTCGMPYRTALHGNVQLVGTPDYALPECPAGHYRSVIVAHTDSPADSARDLLGGTVAYNDALSQSGFAALYTHLGGDWFAVSVRSGGHVASARMVAERHADIAALDAQTWRLIRRYEPFARDLRVLEHTAPTPGLPLITAMGQDTDAIFDAVESAIAALAPEYANLLDLRGLIRIPTAEYLAVQTPPPAVI
- a CDS encoding RsmB/NOP family class I SAM-dependent RNA methyltransferase, which translates into the protein MSDTSSAPSDTGVAARRSAVFLLDQVLGEGKLMSELLGAGVLDRLPADDRARAQRLAQETLRGLERADRILQRHLNKNPPLTVRNALRVGTVELCTGGAAHGVVNAMVSVVAGTKHTSHLKGLTNAVLRKVADDGPEAWAARRAPRLPKWLRGPLVDAWGSDVMLAVERAHFRGAPLDLTVKQDAAGWAARLGGAVLPNGTVRIDAGVQVSALPGFEEGAWWVQDAAATFPAQILDAQPGERVLDLCAAPGGKTMQLAQTGAEVLAVDDSHARMKRLKENLARTGLDARTFIKDVRQFQGSFDAILLDAPCSATGTIRRHPDLPFAKDGSEFGDLIELQAEMLDHAWSLLAPGGRMVFCTCSLLPDEGEVQIDEALERHADMSVDRAALARDGIDPAWISSEGGLRLRPDFWEEAGGMDGFYIAALRKAG
- the lspA gene encoding signal peptidase II, which gives rise to MRMIFWAATLAFAVDQISKYVVIHAMELARIRSIDVLPPLINFRYGENRGINFGLFGDGGEASRWFLIVLALGICTFVLIWARKSATRPIARISAGLLVGGALANVLDRLIYGYVLDFLNMSCCGIDNPFVFNIADVFIFAGAFGLIFFADSDGPRAQGRAGKKPGDKGRCPAINRCQGAGRPMEGS
- a CDS encoding DUF3035 domain-containing protein, whose protein sequence is MMRKLALLIVLPLAVAGCANVGLRDLQSTSKGPDEFGIAPVAALQQPDSFNSLPAPTPGGANRADRSALAEGAQAFGGRLGDPNGAIPASDGALVNHASRLGRAAGIREDLAQTDADFRRRKARFTQFRIVPVDRYNQAYRRQALDARAEQNRWRRAGARTPSAPPAP
- a CDS encoding heparinase II/III family protein encodes the protein MTHFPRLNAQLTYLLNRVHARAATRGAGQARGFVSSPEPRTIGSFAKGRQLVAGNFLFAGSLVTASDTSPWEIDAPDPDFAAALHGFAWLDDLAAVGDGSARRAAQGWLWGWIDRFGAGQGPGWTPDLTGRRLIRWINHAIFVLHGGGKSAPDSALFYRSLGQQTQFLSKRWHAAAPGLPRFEALTGLIYAGLSLEGMEALADPAIRALAKECEGQIDAQGGLPTRNPEELLHVFTLLTWAAAALSDAGRGTPQAHLAAIERIAPTLRTLRHTDGGLARFHGGGRGAEGWLDHALAASGIRGAQPDGLSMGYARLSAGRTSVIVDASPPPQGAASVNAHASTLAFELTSGRRPLIVSCGSGASFGIEWRRAGRATPSHSALSLGGYSSARLDAADRASGHEPLIDAPTHVPVEITPVSDGMKFQGGHDGYTLTHGLTHARTLELTSDGRALAGEDMLLALEDADKRRFDRALDRTKLKGIGFEIRFHLHPEVDATVDLGGAAVSMALKSGEIWVFRHDGTTQMKLEPGAYLEATRLKPRAAQQIVLTGRAMNPATRVRWSLSKAQETAIGVRDLERDDPFLDD
- a CDS encoding dihydrodipicolinate reductase yields the protein MLRMISMTAAAALCFATPAFAELSKVNSADEFKQIVSGKTLTRPLVKLQVSPGGSISGRGATWPVSGNWTWKDGYFCRSLEWGGDDLGYNCQEVKASGNKIRFTSDQGAGDSAEFTIR
- a CDS encoding DUF1674 domain-containing protein, which codes for MPPTPEPGPDLPPAAQRALAEAAERRAQAEALVMPPERGGRNGPEPVRFGDWEKKGIAIDF